In Candida dubliniensis CD36 chromosome 6, complete sequence, the following are encoded in one genomic region:
- a CDS encoding eukaryotic translation initiation factor 4B (eIF-4B), putative (Similar to S. cerevisiae TIF3;~In S. cerevisiae: translation initiation factor eIF-4B, has RNA annealing activity; contains an RNA recognition motif and binds to single-stranded RNA): MAPPKKNVKMDLGSFLADDTFGGGSWADEEVDLNTIGVSLETSNFAGSTAAPIGNVGGSGGINNTTSTGFGNDEFKRERKEFPIPDQPPYRARVSNLPWEVEEDIVIRHFEDRMQAKDIISDIVLPKDRETGRLRGFAFITFNDRGLLEESLNLSMTEFQGRKIYVNVAAPPKGEDGDWRAGRSGSNRRGGEGREPAPELDWGAARNSQAELPPRQRSNRVGSGSGPSGESTRPSRRQEAELDWGSARTSRDGLPPQRERSNRTPRKQEPEFDWNTARNTQAELPVRERPQRDNFDGTPRDNSSRQSSKRQEPEFDWSSARNTKANLPPRERLNRTGSNNGKKSIEPDFDWKRGQSLPSRNVSRSTGNQRNVKKDEQQNQPQKPQKSHFSVLNVEGEDDEDEEQEQEEEQEEQVQKSKQQIDNLQQATSKLTVSEGQEDGEGWEVVRK; encoded by the coding sequence ATGGCACCacctaaaaaaaatgttaaaaTGGACTTAGGGTCTTTCTTGGCTGATGATACTTTTGGCGGAGGATCATGGGctgatgaagaagttgatTTGAACACTATTGGTGTTTCATTAGAAACTTCAAATTTTGCAGGATCAACTGCGGCTCCAATTGGTAATgttggtggtagtggtggtattaataatactacATCAACAGGGTTTggtaatgatgaatttaaaagagaaagaaaagaatttcCTATTCCTGATCAACCACCATATCGTGCTAGAGTATCTAATTTACCATGGGAAGTTGAAGAAGATATTGTCATTAGACATTTTGAAGATAGAATGCAAGCTAAAGATATTATTTCCGATATTGTTTTACCAAAAGATAGAGAAACTGGTAGATTAAGAGGATTTGCTTTTATTACATTTAATGATCGTGGTTTATTAGAAGAATCtttgaatttatcaatGACTGAATTTcaaggaagaaaaatttatgTTAATGTGGCTGCTCCACCAAAGGGAGAAGATGGTGATTGGAGAGCAGGTAGATCTGGTAGTAATAGAAGAGGTGGTGAAGGTCGTGAACCAGCCCCAGAATTGGATTGGGGTGCTGCCAGAAATTCTCAAGCTGAATTACCACCAAGACAAAGATCTAACAGAGTaggtagtggtagtggtcCATCGGGTGAATCAACAAGACCATCAAGAAGACAAGAAGCTGAATTAGATTGGGGTTCTGCTAGAACTTCAAGAGATGGATTACCACCACAAAGAGAAAGATCAAATAGAACACCAAGAAAACAAGAACCAGAATTTGATTGGAATACTGCTAGAAACACTCAAGCTGAATTACCTGTTAGAGAAAGACCACAAAGAGATAATTTTGATGGAACTCCAAGAGATAATTCTTCTAGACAATCTTCAAAAAGACAAGAACCTGAATTTGATTGGAGTTCTGCTAGAAATACTAAAGCCAATTTACCACCAAGAGAAAGACTTAATAGAACTGGATCCAATAATGgtaaaaaatcaattgaaccTGATTTTGATTGGAAAAGAGGTCAAAGTTTACCATCTCGTAATGTTTCAAGATCAACTGGTAATCAAAGAAATGTTAAAAAAgatgaacaacaaaatcaaccaCAAAAACCACAAAAATCTCATTTCAGTGTTTTAAATGTTGAAGgagaagatgatgaagatgaagaacaagaacaagaagaagaacaagaggAACAAGTCCAAAAAagcaaacaacaaattgacAATTTACAACAAGCTACTAGTAAATTAACTGTTTCCGAAGGTCAAGAAGATGGTGAAGGTTGGGAAGTTGttagaaaataa